The genomic segment CCGGTCGTAGTGCCAGTGCATGGCGAGAGAACAGAGAATACCCGGAGCGGATCTTCTATAAATTTTCACCTCTCTATAAAAAAGATGGGTGGGGGAGGAGCTTATGTGGTCCATAGCATGGTCGTTTATCAGCAGTTTTTTTGCCTCGAAGAAGATGCTTTTGGTGGTGGTGGGGGTGTTACTCTGTGGTGCTTTTGTCCTCGTTTGGCATGACTACCAGGGGGCCAAGGAGGATGTTGTTCACTATCGGGATCTCTATCAGAGGGTTTTGCAGGAGAAGGAGTCCCTTTTGGCCATTAGTAAGAAAAATCTGGCGCAACTGGGACAGCAGAAAAAATATTATGAGACTGAACTCAGGGCATCTGTACAAAGATCAGAGCAACGCCTGCAGGGTTTACAGGATCTTACCCGACAACTAAGAAGCCTACAAAAGATACGGAGGCCAGAACGTGAAAAAGATTGCCCTATTCATCCTGCTATTGTCTACACTTTTGACCTCCTGCGCGGGGAGACCAGGAGTAGTACAGCAAATTAAGGTAGAGAAAATAGCTCCGCCGGCCACCATGCTCTACTGTCTCGATGAACCTGTTCTGCCCGAGACGCTTACCGGTGCCAATGTAGGTGGCTATATTCTTGAGCTCTCTGCTGCCTACCGTGATTGCAAAAGAACCCTGGCTGAAGTTCAACAGTGGGCGGTGGAGGGCGAAGCACCATGATTGAGCTTGAATATGCTGCCCTAATCAACGCCGTGGTGGCTCTTTGCAGTGGCATGGCCCTGCTGGCTATCTGGCTCGTTGGTGCTACGATCTGGGTAACTAGGATAAATATCCGGGTCAACGCCATGGGCGAACGCCAGCCGGTGGAGAAGATAGAGTGCGCCAAACAACAGGTCGATTGCCAGGCCCATATCGATAAAGAGCTCAGTCATGGTTCCAAACAGTTTGAAGAGATA from the Desulfotalea psychrophila LSv54 genome contains:
- the lysC gene encoding Rz1-like lysis system protein LysC is translated as MKKIALFILLLSTLLTSCAGRPGVVQQIKVEKIAPPATMLYCLDEPVLPETLTGANVGGYILELSAAYRDCKRTLAEVQQWAVEGEAP